Proteins from one Bdellovibrionota bacterium genomic window:
- a CDS encoding 2Fe-2S iron-sulfur cluster-binding protein encodes MKFTFRIWRQEGPSAPGRLVTYDITDILPEMSILEALDKLNEELVLKGREPVAFESDCREGICGTCGLVINGVAHGPKLKCTTCELR; translated from the coding sequence ATGAAGTTCACATTCCGGATCTGGCGGCAGGAGGGACCGAGTGCGCCGGGGCGGCTCGTCACTTATGACATCACCGACATTCTCCCCGAAATGTCGATTCTCGAGGCGCTGGACAAACTGAACGAAGAATTGGTTCTCAAAGGCCGGGAGCCGGTTGCGTTCGAGAGCGACTGCCGCGAAGGAATTTGCGGAACCTGCGGCCTCGTGATCAACGGCGTGGCGCACGGACCGAAGCTCAAGTGCACGACGTGTGAACTCCGAAT